The following are encoded in a window of Nitrospira sp. genomic DNA:
- the erpA gene encoding iron-sulfur cluster insertion protein ErpA, translated as MVTISEGAEKKIKELIVEEKDAVGLRIYVKGGGCHGYQYGMAFESKVADDDTVIEKGGVQVIMDSQSAPLLQGAEVDYVDSLQGSGFAIKNPQAKTTCGCGSSFSA; from the coding sequence ATGGTAACGATTTCGGAAGGCGCGGAAAAGAAGATCAAAGAACTCATCGTCGAGGAAAAGGACGCGGTCGGGCTCCGGATCTACGTCAAGGGCGGAGGCTGCCATGGCTATCAGTACGGGATGGCCTTCGAATCCAAGGTCGCCGACGACGACACAGTGATCGAGAAGGGTGGCGTCCAGGTCATTATGGATTCTCAGAGTGCGCCGTTGCTCCAGGGCGCCGAAGTGGATTACGTGGACAGTCTGCAGGGCTCCGGCTTCGCGATCAAAAATCCGCAGGCGAAGACGACGTGCGGCTGCGGCAGCTCCTTCAGCGCCTAG
- a CDS encoding thioredoxin family protein, whose amino-acid sequence MSAQVLDVSDANYREFTDAPAAVVAYGLATCEPCKQYDAILEATAAKFAGVKVGKAKMHVPGRCREIKRTHTFETYPTTHLFSKGQLLLTREGVIDAAELAALINDHLLKG is encoded by the coding sequence ATGAGCGCACAGGTCCTCGACGTCAGCGATGCCAACTACAGGGAGTTTACGGACGCCCCGGCGGCCGTTGTCGCCTACGGGCTAGCCACCTGTGAGCCCTGCAAGCAATACGATGCGATTCTGGAGGCAACGGCGGCGAAGTTCGCAGGCGTGAAAGTCGGCAAGGCCAAAATGCACGTCCCCGGCCGGTGCCGCGAGATCAAGCGGACCCACACGTTCGAGACTTATCCAACCACCCACCTGTTTTCGAAGGGACAGCTGCTGCTGACGCGGGAAGGCGTGATTGATGCGGCCGAATTAGCCGCGCTGATCAACGATCATCTGCTGAAGGGCTAG
- a CDS encoding redoxin domain-containing protein gives MSDVKPEVKVGDAAPDFTLKDQDQKDVKLSDYQGKKNVVLCFYPLDWSPVCQGENKCLTDDFPSFQGANAEVFGISCDSFFSHKAWADSLDLKHRLLADMHRTVSKSYGLYFEPLNCSKRATVIVDKQGKVAYAKVQEIKVARDDKEILAALKKLS, from the coding sequence ATGTCTGATGTGAAACCCGAAGTCAAAGTGGGAGATGCGGCGCCAGATTTTACGCTGAAGGATCAAGATCAGAAGGACGTCAAGCTCAGCGACTACCAGGGCAAGAAGAACGTCGTCCTCTGTTTCTATCCGCTGGACTGGAGTCCCGTTTGCCAGGGCGAGAACAAGTGCCTGACGGACGACTTCCCCAGCTTCCAGGGCGCCAATGCCGAGGTCTTCGGCATCAGCTGCGACAGTTTCTTCTCGCACAAGGCCTGGGCCGATTCGCTGGACCTCAAGCACCGCCTGCTGGCCGACATGCACCGGACGGTGTCCAAATCCTACGGCCTCTATTTCGAGCCGCTGAACTGCTCCAAGCGCGCCACGGTCATTGTGGACAAGCAGGGCAAGGTGGCCTACGCCAAGGTGCAGGAGATCAAGGTCGCGCGGGATGACAAAGAGATCCTCGCCGCGCTGAAGAAGTTGAGCTAA
- a CDS encoding 6-pyruvoyl tetrahydropterin synthase, which translates to MPEPLLTKLIEFAAAHRYHHAAWDAATNRRVFGACNNEPGHGHNYLLEVTVAGPVDRRIGMVVNLFELKGVLVKMLEEFDHKHLNLDTPYFKQTIPTTENIARLLWAKLAGQSSIGRLERIRLHEDETLWVDLTANDYKANRARLTRRAGFAAALPAASRGQGYTGHNYAVEVTIEGDIHPETGMVTDLVTLDKTIQELVVARFADRNLDKDPAFAAQPLTGATFARLLWSLLAKAIPTGRLQKLRLVESDNCFYEYAEH; encoded by the coding sequence ATGCCCGAACCCCTCCTGACCAAACTGATCGAATTTGCAGCGGCGCACCGCTATCACCATGCTGCCTGGGATGCCGCGACCAACCGGCGGGTGTTCGGCGCCTGCAACAACGAGCCGGGCCACGGACACAACTACCTGCTCGAGGTGACGGTGGCCGGGCCAGTGGATCGCCGCATCGGCATGGTCGTCAATCTGTTCGAGCTAAAGGGTGTACTGGTGAAGATGCTGGAGGAGTTCGACCACAAGCATCTCAATCTAGATACGCCCTATTTCAAACAGACCATTCCAACAACCGAAAACATCGCGCGCCTGCTGTGGGCAAAGCTGGCCGGGCAATCGTCCATCGGCCGGCTCGAACGCATCCGGCTTCATGAAGACGAAACGCTCTGGGTAGATCTCACGGCAAACGATTACAAGGCCAATCGAGCGCGCCTCACGCGACGCGCTGGATTTGCTGCCGCGCTACCCGCAGCTTCACGCGGGCAGGGCTATACTGGGCACAACTACGCGGTGGAAGTCACAATTGAGGGAGACATCCATCCGGAGACGGGAATGGTCACCGATCTGGTCACACTGGATAAAACCATCCAGGAACTCGTCGTCGCCCGGTTTGCCGACCGGAACTTGGACAAGGATCCAGCCTTTGCCGCCCAGCCCCTCACGGGCGCCACCTTCGCGCGCTTGCTCTGGTCGCTGCTGGCCAAAGCCATTCCCACTGGACGGTTGCAAAAACTCAGGCTGGTCGAATCAGACAACTGTTTCTACGAATACGCTGAGCACTAG